TCCAACCTCGCCTTCTTCCCGCTGCTGCCCTGGCTGGAGCGGCTGCTGCACGCGGTGACCCCGCTGTCGTACGCCGCCGCCGGTTTCGTCGTGGCCCTGCTCGCCTCGCTCGCCGCGGCCTGGGGGATCTTCGCGGTCGCCGACCACGTGTACGGGCGGCGGGCGGGCGTCTGCGCGGTGCTGCTGTGGGCGGTGCTCCCGGTCGGGATCGTGCAGTCGATGGCGTACAGCGAGTCCCTGTTCACCGCGCTCGCCGCCTGGTCGCTGTACGCGGTCCTCACCGGCCGCTGGCTCACCGCGGGCAGCCTGGCGCTGCTGGCGGGGCTGACGCGCCCGGTGGGTCTCGCGGTGGTCGCGGCGGTGTGGGCGGCCGGCATCGCCGCGTCCCCAGTGCCCCGGCAGGCAACGTGTGCCCGTCAAGGAGCGGCGTCCGGTGCGTTCTCTCGGTGCGCCGGCCGGAAGTCCCCGTTCTGGACGTACCTGGGCTTTCGCCCGGTACGGCGAGAGGGCGTGCCGGGCGTCGCGACGGGGCGAACGTCGCCTGTCGGGGCACTACGGGAGCGGCACCGCGGCACTGCTCCATTCGCGCACCACCGCAGCGCGAGGCCCGAACCCGGCGCGCGCCCGGCCCAGCACGCCCCCTGTCTCCCACCGTTGCCGCCCCAGGACGGCGCACCGGCCTGGCGGTGCGCCGTCGGCATGCTCCTCGCGCCCCTCGGCGCCGCCGGGTACGTCCTGTGGGTCGGTCACCGCACCGGCCGGGGCCCGCTCGGCTATCTCGACGTCCAGGCGGGCTGGCGCAACGGCTTCGACGGCGGGTACGCCTTCGCCCGTTTCGTCGCCGAGAAGTTCACGTCCTTTCCCTCCGCCCTGGCCGGCCTCGGACTCGTCGTCGGGGTGGCCCTGGTGATCCGGCTGTACGTCGTCTGCGTCCGACAGCGCCAACCGCTCCCGCTCCTTGTGTACACGGGCGTCGTCACCGCCCTGGCGCTGTGCGCGTCGAGCTACTTCGGCTCCAAACCGCGCCTGCTGCTCCCGGCGTTCCCGCTGCTGTTCCCCCTCGCGCTCGCCCTGGCCCGGCCGCGCACCACGGCGTCCGCGCTGGTCGTCGGCGGGGTCGCGGTGGCGTCGGCGGTGTACGGGGCGTTCTGGCTGAACGGCTCGGGTCCGCCGTGACCCGGCCAGGGCGCCCGGTGAGCGTGCGCGGAATTCCATTCGATCTCCTGGTGAACAACTCCATAAGCAGGCCGAAACACTGGCTTTGGAATGATCAAAGGAATTGCGGCGGAGGGCACCTGCTTATTGCCGGACTTCCTGGAAATAAACCCGTTCCTGAGAGCAATCCCACATCACATCGTCATTACAACCCCGGTGATTCGGCGGGGAACTGAGCTCACTCGCTGTAACGTCGATTGTGTGCGTACCGAACCAAAGCTGACCCGGCTCGACCGGATCTTCGCCCGACTGGACCGTGAACCCGAACGGCCGGTCCTGGACGTGCCGCGCATGACGCGGCACCGGGTGGTGCTCTTCGGCGCGACGCTCGCCTTCTACCTCACGATCGTCCTGGCCGTGGTGACCACCTCGTGGCTGGTCCGGTTCGACTGGCAGGCGATGCTCTTCCGGCCGTACCAGCAGTGGCCGGAGATCCACGCGTTCCTGGACTACTGGGTGGTGCTCGGCCAACGCGGCCCGACCGCCGTGATGGTCGCCGCCTGGCTCGGCTGGCGGTCCTGGCGGCAGCACACCCTGCGGCCGCTGCTGGCCTTCGGCGCGGCCCTGCTGCTGCTGAACGTGAGCGTGGGCGCCGTGAAGTACGGCCTGGGCCGCTCGGGCCCGCACTACGCGACCGAGGTCGGCTCCAACGAGATGTGGCACTGGTTCCAAGCCGGCAGTGACATATTTCCCTCGGGACACACCGCGAACGCCGTCGTGACCTGGGGCATCCTCGCCTACCTGGCCACCTCGCCGCGGGCCCGGCGCTGGTTGTCGGCCCTGTCGGCCGTGCTGTCGCTCAGCGTCGGCCTGACCACGGTGTATCTCGGTACGCACTGGCTGAGCGATGTGCTGCTGGGCTGGACGGCGGGGCTGCTGATCCTGCTGGGACTGCCGTGGTTCGAGCCGCCGATCGCCCGTGCCGAGGCCTGGCTGCTGGGCCTGCGCGACCGCTGGCCGGCCGGCGCGAGCCGTACGACACCGCAGGCCGCGCCGGTGCCGGCCACCGTGCCCGTCACGGTCGCCCCGCTCCCGGCCTCGGAGGAGGAGGCGCCGCCGCGCGAGACCGTCTCCCAGACGGCGGCCCGCCCCCCGCGGGCGCCGGTGTTCCTGGCGCCGGGCCCGCACACCACCCGCGCGGAGCGCACGCCGGTCAGCCCGGCCGGCAGCCGCCGACCGCAGCACCCCGAGCGCGCCACGCGCGGCTCGACCCCGGCGGCCCGTCCCCTCACGGGCGGCTGACCGGCCCGGACGCAGGCCGAAAGGCCCCGGTTCCCGCAGTGGGAACCGGGGCCTTTCCGCGTGGCGGAGCCGCGTGTCCGGTCAGCCCTTCCAGGCCCGTGTCACCGTGCTGTCCTTCACCTCGAAGTTCAGCCGGCCGACCCGGTACTCCATCGTGATGATCGTCCCCGGCGGCAGCGAACGCACCGTCGTCCAGCCACGCCCACGCGCGCGTTCCTCCGCGTCGGCCTGCGGGAGACCGACGTAGGTCTCGGGATCGTCATCGGGTTCGGATGTCGAGAACGGTGCCATGCCGCCACGCTAGGCGCTGCGGGGCGGGCGTGGGAAGTGGACGCCGTGCACCGTCCGTCACTGGTCCCCTTCCGGTCACGCTTCTGTCACAGGATCACGACACGCGTTTCAGTGGAACTCCGTCACACGGACGGGCGGTTCCGTCCCCCTTGCGGCCGTACACGAACGCAATTTTCGCGCGGGGCCGTGGCGCCGTGAATAGCGCGACCCAAAACTTCGCGACCGAATGCCCCC
This region of Streptomyces chromofuscus genomic DNA includes:
- a CDS encoding phosphatase PAP2 family protein; translation: MRTEPKLTRLDRIFARLDREPERPVLDVPRMTRHRVVLFGATLAFYLTIVLAVVTTSWLVRFDWQAMLFRPYQQWPEIHAFLDYWVVLGQRGPTAVMVAAWLGWRSWRQHTLRPLLAFGAALLLLNVSVGAVKYGLGRSGPHYATEVGSNEMWHWFQAGSDIFPSGHTANAVVTWGILAYLATSPRARRWLSALSAVLSLSVGLTTVYLGTHWLSDVLLGWTAGLLILLGLPWFEPPIARAEAWLLGLRDRWPAGASRTTPQAAPVPATVPVTVAPLPASEEEAPPRETVSQTAARPPRAPVFLAPGPHTTRAERTPVSPAGSRRPQHPERATRGSTPAARPLTGG
- a CDS encoding I78 family peptidase inhibitor; protein product: MAPFSTSEPDDDPETYVGLPQADAEERARGRGWTTVRSLPPGTIITMEYRVGRLNFEVKDSTVTRAWKG